The Flavobacterium sp. 1 genome contains the following window.
GGTTTTTTATCAGCTTTTACAAGTTCAATAGTCATATTTAATACCTCTCTTACCCTATTTTCATTTTGAATATAAATTGCCAGACTCTTATACGAAGTATAGTAATTCCAATAGGCAATACCAATTTGTTCAATTTCATAAGAATTGGTAAATTCAGAATCATATTTACTTTTATTAATATAAAAAACAGAAGCTTTTTCTAACGCTGTAGTTATCTTTGCTCCCCTTCCTCTTAAAAGAGGTTGAGTTAATTGAAGATTAACAGTGCTAAAATGATTACCATAAAAAGGGCCAACAAACTCATTAAAATTGTTATATGGATAATTACTATCGTTATAATTATAATTTAAACTTACATCTGCTATTTGTCCGGAACGTAATTTTTTTTGTAAGCTTGTTGAAACATCTAATGAATTATTTCTTAAAGCTTTATCGACGTATTTATTTCTTGGATCAGCAGTAAAAAGATTGTATTTATCATTTTTATATGCAATTTCAGAATTTAAGTTAAAATCAAAAATACTTTTTTGAATTTGGAAATTAGCTTCGGCATTATCGATAGAGTAATTAGCAATTTTAATATTTGGATTTTTATTAAATGCGATACTTGAAACCTCTATTAAATCGCACTTAATTTTAGACTGACTATATAAAATAGTACTACTAATCAATAAAATGCAAAACAAAAAGTAATTCCTCATATTTGAGCCTTAATAATTAACACTTAACTTAACTTCGGAAAATTTATTTAATATTTGACCGAAACGCGCACCTGCCTGAGAAACCACATCTAATACTTTTGTATCAATTAAATCCTCTTCTTCAGGAATCCCATATCCCAAACGATCTGTTGTTTTTCTTAACCTATTAGAAAGAAACAATGCTAGTGAGTAATAAAAATTAGCTTTAAAATCTGAATTTGAAGAAAGTCTTGCTTCTATTGCGTTTCGAGATATTTTATAAATTACGGATGTTTTTTTTGAAATAACAGAAACTGAAGGAGGTCTGGATTCTAAGAAAGACATTTCACCTACAACTTCTCCTGCTCCAAGAAGAGCAACTTCCTGTCCGTCAATTCCATCTGAATAAATAGACAATTGACCTGATAGTAAAATGTATAAATTATCTACATAATTTCCTTTCTGGATCAGTGTTTCTCCAGTTTTTAATTCTATTTTTTGGCCATTCTGGATCATCCATTCCAGGTCTCTGTCATCTAATTGGCCTAAGAAAAAAAGCACTCGTTTCATAATATATATTTTTAAGGTTATGGTTATTTAATTATGCTTTATTTTAAAAAAATCATTAAAGAATTTTATAGACTTTGATAATCAGTAATAACTTTATAGTGCATATCAACCGTACATTAATACAGCCAAAATTATTCTCGTTTAATTCAATATCTTTTTAAAGTAGGTTTAAAGGAATTCTATATAAAATTCTGCATTTGGTGAATACTTTTTATCAGACTCTTTTAGGCTAATGAGTTTATTAATGCTTTGGGTGATATATCATATTGATTACTGAACAATTTTGAAAAATAATGGGAATCATTATATCCAACAGAATAAGAAACTTGAGAAATGGAATCTTGAATATAATTATCGATTAGCTGCTTTGCTTTATGCAACCTTAATATGCGTATGTATTTATTAGGAGTTAAGTAAACTAAATTTGCAATTTTTCTATGAAGCTGTCTTTCACTTACAGCCATTTTACACGATAAATAATACAAATCAAGATCATCCTTAGAAATGGAATTATAAATTTCTTTTTCTAAGTTTATTAACCAATTTTGGTCGTTTTTTGTAACTTTTTCTGGAGTGATCTTATTGGAGCATAAATGCTGAACATTCTTATTTGATTCATAAATATCAAAAATATCAGGTCGGCTTTGTATTGTTAAGCTTACTGATTTAGATTTAATTTCATTTAATATTTCCTCTATAAGATCATTAATTTCATTACTACTAGAAAAAATAATTTCATTTTTAACCTCGTTTCCAGATGTGCTAGGTGTACTAGCTGTAATAATAGAATCTAATGGACTTTTTATATGTAAGAATAGATGATTTAAAATATCTGGTGAAGACCAATCTATTGCAGTTTTCTTTGCTGTTGTATTCATGATTTGTAATGATAATTAATTCTATTGATTACTAATTTTCAAAAATCGAGTACTAATATTTTTTTAAGCAAATTCAAAGCCATTTGATTTTTATTTTCAAATATCTTAAAAACAGACTCTTACAAACAATCGATACGCTTTTATTACTTTATAATCATTCTGTTTTATTAGCTTTTCTAAACTCCAAAATTTTAATTATAAATAATTCTGAAGTAATTTGATATGTCAAAGCTACTGTAAGAGTTTTATGCGGTTTTACACTTAAAGTGTAAAAAAAGTTAAAATTAGTAGGTATTCAGCACCTTGTAAGTGAGTGAATCTAAATACATTATACAACGATTTTTTTTTAATCTTGAAAAGAGGAACGAATACAAATATTTGATAAGTATATACCCAAAATATAAATCGTGTAGGCACATCAAAAAAGTAATATAATATGAGCTCTTATGATGAACAACATCTAAAAGAGAAATACTAAATTTTGAATGTTTTTTTTAAATATGTAGGAAAATGATTTTGGAGAAACAAAGGATAGTCGCAAAAGGATTTGCATGATAATCTGGAGACGCTGTAAACAACAATAAAATTTTATCTGAAACCAGTGTAAATAACAAAAT
Protein-coding sequences here:
- a CDS encoding cyclic nucleotide-binding domain-containing protein, whose product is MKRVLFFLGQLDDRDLEWMIQNGQKIELKTGETLIQKGNYVDNLYILLSGQLSIYSDGIDGQEVALLGAGEVVGEMSFLESRPPSVSVISKKTSVIYKISRNAIEARLSSNSDFKANFYYSLALFLSNRLRKTTDRLGYGIPEEEDLIDTKVLDVVSQAGARFGQILNKFSEVKLSVNY
- a CDS encoding helix-turn-helix transcriptional regulator, which gives rise to MNTTAKKTAIDWSSPDILNHLFLHIKSPLDSIITASTPSTSGNEVKNEIIFSSSNEINDLIEEILNEIKSKSVSLTIQSRPDIFDIYESNKNVQHLCSNKITPEKVTKNDQNWLINLEKEIYNSISKDDLDLYYLSCKMAVSERQLHRKIANLVYLTPNKYIRILRLHKAKQLIDNYIQDSISQVSYSVGYNDSHYFSKLFSNQYDISPKALINSLA